Part of the Zingiber officinale cultivar Zhangliang chromosome 8A, Zo_v1.1, whole genome shotgun sequence genome, AGGGCGATTCCTAGCTGGATTATACAGAGGTTGTCGACATTATACTTGAGGTCGCGGTATCTACACGCCTCGGCGGCGCGGCGAGGTGTGAAGCGGAGGAAGCCAGAGAATTCGGTGTCGATGGCGACGATCGGGAAGGAGTGGCGAAGAACAGCGATCGACTCCATCTGCTCCAGTAAGTTTGCTTCCCACACGTTGATGATTTCCATTGCTGCAAGCGATCGCTCTCTCCTCTCTGCTCTCTGTTCCTCTGTGATTCTGTGTCGAAGTAGTTATAATTTATACAGATTGATTTACTCGGAATATTTCCTAATATAATTCGGAATCCCAATTAATCCGCACCAACTAATTCCTAATTTGACTTAACTAATTAGTAAATAATATTCCGCACTAACTAATTCCTAATTTGACTTAACTAATTAGTAAATAATATTCTGCACTAACTAATTCCTAATTTGACTTAACTAATTAGTAAATCAATCTGTATAAATTATAACTATCGAATCACAGAGGAACATAGAGCCGAGAGGAGAGAGCGATCGCTTGCAGCAATGGAGATCATCGACGTGTGGGAAGCAAATTTACTGGAGCAGTTGGAGTCGATCGCTGTTCTTCGCCGCTACTTCCCGATCGTCGCCATGGACACCGAGTTCTCCGGCTTCCTCCACTCCACGCCTCGCAACGCAGCCGAGGAGCGCAGATACCGCGACCTCAAGTACAATGTCGACAACCTGTGCATGATCCAGCTAGGAATCGCCCTTTTCGACTACGCCGGCAACCACCCCGGCATGGCATGGCAGATCAATTTCTCGGACTTCGACCCCGACGTCGACCCCTGCTCGCCGGCGTCCATCGACCTGCTGAAGAACAGCGGTATCGACGTCCAAAGAAACCGGCGCGAAGGTATTTCTTCCGTTCGCTACGCCGCTCTGCTACGGGAGAAACTGTTCGATCACCACGGCGGTGCGTTCGTCACGTTCCACGGCTCGTACGATGTGGGCTATTTGATGAAGTTGCTCGCCGGCGGAAGGCCTCTGCCGGAGACATCAGGAGAGTTTATAATGGCGGCGAGTGGTATCTTTAACGGAAGACTCTACGACGTCAAGTACATGGCGCGGTTCTGCGCCGGTCTCCGCGGCGGAGAGGTTAGCCTTAAGAAGCTCGCGAGTATGCTGAACGTGAAGGCCGACGGCGTGGCACATCAGGCGGGATTCGACAGCTTGATTATTGGACTGTCCTTCCGCGAGATGCATAAGAGGTGGGCAGTCATGGGCGATCGGGACTCCATGATTCTCTACGGATTGGAGAGTGTTTGCCATGAAagcaagagagcttcttcttctggTCCTCCTCTTCGGCGACGCCCATGGACTTTGCCACCTGGGATGTTCATGATTCCGCCGCCGATGACGCGCCCACCTTGGGCTTTCCTGTCTCAATGctttggcggcggcggcggcggcggcggcggcggcggcggcggcggcggcggcggcggccatgGCCCTGTTACTCTGCTGCGGCAGGCGACGCCACGCGTCAGATGGTTCTAGCCGGTTCCAGTTCAATGTTCTTTTCACGGTTCCTGTGTTGTCATTCTTCCGAGTAGTTtttagttgtttgctattaggATTCTGTCAGTGTGGGACAAATACGTTCTGGAATGTagatgatcctgtctggaagctgagaaaacgaatctgccggtatgacgtgtctggaaggttgaccgcatccccatgacccggtcgatgagctgtccgctacgttgaccagatcgtcagaagtcctcctccggtcaactgtacctgtatccagtgaccgggttcccccggtctctggtacctcggtgctcgaggcgaatcccacaaatgcataaatatccggataatagtagaatattgaaataaatgcaaagaaggtacaagaacgtaccctggcccaggggggcgccctcggatggatcggtgagctggtcaaGATGTGGGTCGAGTCGTCGTGACCCTGGCGAATAGATAGATGTCCACCAGCTGAGCAGCTGAATCCGATGGCTCGGAGTTGAATGTGATACGACTCCGCAAGACGGTACGCGGTCTGACCGCATCATCGGCTCACAGGCCGGACTAGGGGCACGATGGCCGGAATATAATAATGGCCCGAAGACCGAATACTctatcggctcgcaggccgaatATATAAATAGAATGATACCAGAGCACTGAGACGGCGGCTGCCCGGAGGTGTCGGCGGCGACCTCCGCAACCGCCGAAGGCAGCAGTAGCCACCACTAGAGGCGGCTGTGGTGGTCAGTGGAAGCAAAGACGGCTGTGGTGACGGCTGGAGACGATGTCGGCAGCTGAAGGCGCCCTCGGCGACCGCTAGAGATGTCGACGAGCGCTAACCAGCAGCAATCCGCTCACGGCAGAGGCTCACTGGCGACTGGGCCCGCTGGTAACGGAGGCCCGCTGGAGACGGAGCCTGCCGGCGGCGGCGCTACCTGAGGCTGCCAATATGCACACTCGGGGAGGCCGCTGAGATGCTGATCGCCGACGCGGGCGGTTGCCAGAGTCGACTGAAAACACCAGCTAGTGCTGGAGGAGGCGGCACCTGCCGCTGGAGATGCCACCGGAAGAGGAGGCGGCGTTGGAAGCTATACGCGACGGCGGTGCTGTAGTGGAGACCGGAGAGCAAGGGGTAGAAGAGAGGAGCAACCGGTGACCGgctccggcgccggcgaggga contains:
- the LOC122010637 gene encoding probable CCR4-associated factor 1 homolog 11; this encodes MEIIDVWEANLLEQLESIAVLRRYFPIVAMDTEFSGFLHSTPRNAAEERRYRDLKYNVDNLCMIQLGIALFDYAGNHPGMAWQINFSDFDPDVDPCSPASIDLLKNSGIDVQRNRREGISSVRYAALLREKLFDHHGGAFVTFHGSYDVGYLMKLLAGGRPLPETSGEFIMAASGIFNGRLYDVKYMARFCAGLRGGEVSLKKLASMLNVKADGVAHQAGFDSLIIGLSFREMHKRWAVMGDRDSMILYGLESVCHESKRASSSGPPLRRRPWTLPPGMFMIPPPMTRPPWAFLILSVWDKYVLECR